One segment of Engraulis encrasicolus isolate BLACKSEA-1 chromosome 7, IST_EnEncr_1.0, whole genome shotgun sequence DNA contains the following:
- the ube2b gene encoding ubiquitin-conjugating enzyme E2 B — translation MSTPARRRLMRDFKRLQEDPPTGVSGAPSENNIMLWNAVIFGPVGTPFEDGTFKLVIEFSEEYPNKPPTVRFSSKMFHPNVYADGSICLDILQNRWSPTYDVSSILTSIQSLLDEPNPNSPANSQAAQLYQENKREYEKRVSAIVEQSWVDS, via the exons ATGTCCACTCCGGCCAGAAGACGACTTATGAGAGACTTCAAAAG GCTGCAAGAAGACCCACCAACCGGTGTCAGTGGGGCTCCCTCAGAAAACAACATAATGTTATGGAACGCGGTTATTTTTGG ACCTGTGGGTACACCATTTGAGGATG GAACATTTAAGCTTGTGATAGAATTTTCAGAAGAATACCCCAATAAGCCTCCTACCGTTAGATTTAGCTCCAAAATGTTTCATCCAAATG TTTATGCAGATGGAAGTATATGTTTAGACATTCTACAAAATCGCTGGAGCCCCACCTATGATGTGTCCTCCATTCTTACATCAATTCAG TCTCTGTTGGATGAGCCAAACCCCAATAGCCCAGCCAATAGCCAGGCGGCCCAGCTTTATCAAGAGAACAAGCGGGAATACGAGAAGCGAGTGTCTGCCATTGTGGAGCAGAGCTGGGTGGACTCGTAA
- the cdkn2aipnl gene encoding CDKN2AIP N-terminal-like protein, translated as MASGDVEDFIEQNRQLADQVETYRTISESEKHWKSRREFILRNINDFEDPHLDHLLALSMVWANNVFLGCRYSPDLLERVQGMAEGVVVEDAPVFKTRDEIVKQQKQRN; from the exons ATGGCTTCTGGCGACGTTGAAGACTTTATTGAACAAAATAGGCAGTTGGCTGACCAGGTAGAAACATACCGCACGATATCAGAGAGCGAGAAGCACTGGAAGTCGAGGAGGGAATTTATCTTGCGGAACATAAACGACTTTGAAGATCCTCATCTAGACCATCTCCTCGCCTTGTCCATGGTGTGGGCAAACAATGTTTTCCTTGGCTGCAG GTACAGTCCCGATCTCCTCGAGAGAGTCCAAGGAATGGCAGAGGGGGTTGTTGTGGAGGACGCTCCTGTATTTAAGACAAGGGACGAGATAGTCAAGCAGCAGAAGCAG cgGAACTGA